A portion of the Juglans microcarpa x Juglans regia isolate MS1-56 chromosome 1D, Jm3101_v1.0, whole genome shotgun sequence genome contains these proteins:
- the LOC121267574 gene encoding two-component response regulator-like PRR37 isoform X1, with the protein MQMNNNGPVTKELAELNHQMQDERKEMRVGVTGEGQGLSEEDEYQINKDAEDVDVGQSEAVQDKAHAPDVFQSSQQQPQGPVVRWERFLPRRSLQVLLVENDDSTRQVVSALLRNCGYEVTAVENGLQAWKILEDLTTHIDLVLTEVVLPCLSGIGLLCKIMSHKTCKNIPVIMMSSYDSMNIVFKCLSKGAVDFLAKPIRKNELKNLWQHVWRKCHSSSDSGSESGIHTQKSTKLKSGEESDNNTGSNDEDDIGSIDLNVRGGSDTGSGTQTSWTKRAAEVDTPQPMSPWEELDDPPDSTCAQVIPSRTEAFGNNWVPVTATREHEGQDHELDLEIGISRIPNLQLENPSAKGLTNLAGTSEEKISEMNSKKDNEKLQKGRVELNSEKPNGETRNQADDLVGLISNDTDPQIEPVVFDIPNGISKVSNLKDKTIFDNKEIPSLELSLKRLRDFGDTGTSAHDRNVLRHSDLSAFSRYNFASNAIQAPTGNVGSSSPHNSSEAEKTESPQKFRSNSNSTHPNQCSNGSSSNNNDMGSTTNNVYTKQVAFSDKPTPNSAFKYLRPSSAFQPVQNGHTSPTQPIIQGKTDAAIASTVSAQTRDIKQPVQVQHHHHHYHHHHHHVHNMPQQKLASQDDLSSKNIAVEAPQCGSSNILSAPLEGKAGYQSMHGNGSGSNHGSNGQNGSITDLNARGTNMESDNGVAGKGGVSDVTGFATRSGIDTNHSAQREAALNKFRQKRKERCFEKKYNLHFYDFGGDTREISLYIIFSRSDTRAGRNWQIRDHEFEDNLFDRQCTRRKARTHIANLTCPIFWNFLHDIDTSCVHEGMEHFHFILGTVGM; encoded by the exons ATGCAGATGAATAATAATGGCCCGGTAACCAAAGAATTGGCAGAACTAAATCACCAAATGCAAGATGAGCGCAAGGAAATGAGGGTTGGGGTTACCGGTGAGGGCCAAGGGCTCTCGGAAGAAGATGAGTATCAGATTAATAAGGATGCAGAAGACGTTGACGTTGGGCAATCAGAAGCAGTCCAAGACAAAGCGCATGCCCCAGATGTCTTTCAGAGCTCGCAGCAACAGCCTCAAGGGCCTGTGGTTCGCTGGGAGAGGTTTCTACCTCGTAGGTCTCTCCAGGTTCTACTGGTGGAAAATGATGATTCAACTCGGCAGGTTGTCAGTGCATTACTTCGAAATTGTGGCTACGAAG TTACAGCAGTAGAAAATGGTCTACAAGCTTGGAAAATCTTAGAAGATCTTACTACTCATATTGATCTTGTTTTGACTGAGGTAGTTTTGCCTTGTTTATCGGGCATTGGCCTTCTATGCAAGATAATGAGCCACAAAACTTGCAAGAATATTCCTGTGATTA TGATGTCATCTTATGATTCTATGAACATAGTCTTTAAGTGTTTGTCAAAGGGTGCAGTCGACTTTTTAGCAAAGCCTATTCGAAAGAATGAGCTTAAGAATCTTTGGCAGCATGTTTGGAGAAAATGCCACAGC TCTAGTGATAGTGGAAGTGAAAGTGGTATACAcacacaaaaatcaacaaaGTTGAAAAGTGGTGAAGAGTCAGACAACAACACTGGAAGcaatgatgaagatgatattGGAAGCATTGATTTGAATGTTAGGGGTGGAAGTGATACTGGAAGTGGCACTCAG ACATCTTGGACAAAAAGGGCAGCAGAGGTTGACACTCCCCAACCTATGTCACCATGGGAAGAGTTAGATGATCCTCCTGATAGCACTTGTGCCCAGGTTATCCCTTCAAGGACTGAAGCCTTTGGCAACAACTGGGTGCCGGTGACGGCAACAAGGGAGCATGAAGGGCAGGATCATGAGCTTG ACTTGGAGATAGGAATATCTAGAATTCCAAATTTGCAGCTTGAAAACCCAAGTGCAAAGGGATTGACCAACTTAGCTGGCACTAGTGAAGAAAAGATCTCTGAAATGAACTCAAAGAAAGATAATGAGAAGCTGCAGAAAGGACGAGTGGAGCTCAACAGTGAGAAACCAAATGGCGAAACAAGGAACCAAGCTGATGATCTAGTGGGTCTGATATCTAACGATACCGATCCTCAGATAGAACCTGTTGTCTTTGACATCCCAAATGGTATCTCCAAGGTATCCAACTTGAAAGATAAGACTATCTTTGACAATAAGGAAATACCTTCCCTTGAACTCAGTTTAAAGAGGCTGAGAGATTTTGGAGACACAGGGACAAGTGCCCATGACCGAAATGTTTTGAGACATTCAGACCTTTCAGCCTTCTCAAG GTATAATTTTGCATCAAATGCTATTCAGGCTCCAACAGGGAATGTTGGTAGCTCTTCTCCTCATAACAGCTCAGAGGCAGAAAAAACTGAATCACCGCAAAAATTTCGATCTAACTCTAATAGCACACATCCCAATCAGTGTTCCAATGGTagtagtagtaataataatgaCATGGGCTCAACTACTAATAATGTTTATACTAAACAAGTGGCATTCAGTGACAAGCCAACACCCAATTCTGCATTCAAATATCTTCGTCCGTCCTCTGCCTTCCAACCAGTGCAAAATGGCCATACTTCTCCCACTCAGCCCATAATACAAGGTAAGACAGATGCAGCAATAGCTAGCACGGTTTCGGCACAAACAAGGGACATCAAACAGCCGGTCCAAGTCCagcaccatcatcatcattatcaccaccaccaccaccatgtGCATAACATGCCCCAGCAGAAGCTAGCCAGCCAAGATGATTTATCTTCTAAAAACATTGCAGTGGAAGCTCCACAGTGTGGGTCTTCAAACATATTGAGTGCACCTCTTGAGGGCAAGGCTGGCTATCAAAGTATGCATGGAAATGGCTCGGGAAGTAACCACGGGAGCAATGGGCAGAATGGAAGCATCACAGATTTAAATGCTAGAGGAACAAACATGGAAAGTGATAACGGGGTAGCTGGAAAAGGGGGAGTGAGTGATGTAACAGGATTTGCAACCAGAAGTGGAATTGATACAAACCATTCTGCACAAAGAGAGGCTGCTTTAAATAAATTCCGtcagaagagaaaagagagatgcTTTGAGAAGAAG TATAATCTTCATTTCTATGATTTTGGAGGAGATACGAGAGAAATATCTCTTTACATAATCTTCTCCAGGTCCGATACCAGAGCAGGAAGAAACTGGCAGATCAGAGACCACGAATTCGAGGACAATTTGTTCGACAGGCAGTGCACAAGAAGGAAAGCAAGGACACACATTGCTAACCTTACTTGTCCCATATTCTGGAATTTTCTACATGATATTGACACCAGCTGTGTACACGAGGGGATGGAGCATTTCCATTTCATATTGGGGACAGTGGGCATGTGA
- the LOC121267574 gene encoding two-component response regulator-like PRR37 isoform X3, producing MQMNNNGPVTKELAELNHQMQDERKEMRVGVTGEGQGLSEEDEYQINKDAEDVDVGQSEAVQDKAHAPDVFQSSQQQPQGPVVRWERFLPRRSLQVLLVENDDSTRQVVSALLRNCGYEVTAVENGLQAWKILEDLTTHIDLVLTEVVLPCLSGIGLLCKIMSHKTCKNIPVIMMSSYDSMNIVFKCLSKGAVDFLAKPIRKNELKNLWQHVWRKCHSSSDSGSESGIHTQKSTKLKSGEESDNNTGSNDEDDIGSIDLNVRGGSDTGSGTQTSWTKRAAEVDTPQPMSPWEELDDPPDSTCAQVIPSRTEAFGNNWVPVTATREHEGQDHELDLEIGISRIPNLQLENPSAKGLTNLAGTSEEKISEMNSKKDNEKLQKGRVELNSEKPNGETRNQADDLVGLISNDTDPQIEPVVFDIPNGISKVSNLKDKTIFDNKEIPSLELSLKRLRDFGDTGTSAHDRNVLRHSDLSAFSRYNFASNAIQAPTGNVGSSSPHNSSEAEKTESPQKFRSNSNSTHPNQCSNGSSSNNNDMGSTTNNVYTKQVAFSDKPTPNSAFKYLRPSSAFQPVQNGHTSPTQPIIQGKTDAAIASTVSAQTRDIKQPVQVQHHHHHYHHHHHHVHNMPQQKLASQDDLSSKNIAVEAPQCGSSNILSAPLEGKAGYQSMHGNGSGSNHGSNGQNGSITDLNARGTNMESDNGVAGKGGVSDVTGFATRSGIDTNHSAQREAALNKFRQKRKERCFEKKVRYQSRKKLADQRPRIRGQFVRQAVHKKESKDTHC from the exons ATGCAGATGAATAATAATGGCCCGGTAACCAAAGAATTGGCAGAACTAAATCACCAAATGCAAGATGAGCGCAAGGAAATGAGGGTTGGGGTTACCGGTGAGGGCCAAGGGCTCTCGGAAGAAGATGAGTATCAGATTAATAAGGATGCAGAAGACGTTGACGTTGGGCAATCAGAAGCAGTCCAAGACAAAGCGCATGCCCCAGATGTCTTTCAGAGCTCGCAGCAACAGCCTCAAGGGCCTGTGGTTCGCTGGGAGAGGTTTCTACCTCGTAGGTCTCTCCAGGTTCTACTGGTGGAAAATGATGATTCAACTCGGCAGGTTGTCAGTGCATTACTTCGAAATTGTGGCTACGAAG TTACAGCAGTAGAAAATGGTCTACAAGCTTGGAAAATCTTAGAAGATCTTACTACTCATATTGATCTTGTTTTGACTGAGGTAGTTTTGCCTTGTTTATCGGGCATTGGCCTTCTATGCAAGATAATGAGCCACAAAACTTGCAAGAATATTCCTGTGATTA TGATGTCATCTTATGATTCTATGAACATAGTCTTTAAGTGTTTGTCAAAGGGTGCAGTCGACTTTTTAGCAAAGCCTATTCGAAAGAATGAGCTTAAGAATCTTTGGCAGCATGTTTGGAGAAAATGCCACAGC TCTAGTGATAGTGGAAGTGAAAGTGGTATACAcacacaaaaatcaacaaaGTTGAAAAGTGGTGAAGAGTCAGACAACAACACTGGAAGcaatgatgaagatgatattGGAAGCATTGATTTGAATGTTAGGGGTGGAAGTGATACTGGAAGTGGCACTCAG ACATCTTGGACAAAAAGGGCAGCAGAGGTTGACACTCCCCAACCTATGTCACCATGGGAAGAGTTAGATGATCCTCCTGATAGCACTTGTGCCCAGGTTATCCCTTCAAGGACTGAAGCCTTTGGCAACAACTGGGTGCCGGTGACGGCAACAAGGGAGCATGAAGGGCAGGATCATGAGCTTG ACTTGGAGATAGGAATATCTAGAATTCCAAATTTGCAGCTTGAAAACCCAAGTGCAAAGGGATTGACCAACTTAGCTGGCACTAGTGAAGAAAAGATCTCTGAAATGAACTCAAAGAAAGATAATGAGAAGCTGCAGAAAGGACGAGTGGAGCTCAACAGTGAGAAACCAAATGGCGAAACAAGGAACCAAGCTGATGATCTAGTGGGTCTGATATCTAACGATACCGATCCTCAGATAGAACCTGTTGTCTTTGACATCCCAAATGGTATCTCCAAGGTATCCAACTTGAAAGATAAGACTATCTTTGACAATAAGGAAATACCTTCCCTTGAACTCAGTTTAAAGAGGCTGAGAGATTTTGGAGACACAGGGACAAGTGCCCATGACCGAAATGTTTTGAGACATTCAGACCTTTCAGCCTTCTCAAG GTATAATTTTGCATCAAATGCTATTCAGGCTCCAACAGGGAATGTTGGTAGCTCTTCTCCTCATAACAGCTCAGAGGCAGAAAAAACTGAATCACCGCAAAAATTTCGATCTAACTCTAATAGCACACATCCCAATCAGTGTTCCAATGGTagtagtagtaataataatgaCATGGGCTCAACTACTAATAATGTTTATACTAAACAAGTGGCATTCAGTGACAAGCCAACACCCAATTCTGCATTCAAATATCTTCGTCCGTCCTCTGCCTTCCAACCAGTGCAAAATGGCCATACTTCTCCCACTCAGCCCATAATACAAGGTAAGACAGATGCAGCAATAGCTAGCACGGTTTCGGCACAAACAAGGGACATCAAACAGCCGGTCCAAGTCCagcaccatcatcatcattatcaccaccaccaccaccatgtGCATAACATGCCCCAGCAGAAGCTAGCCAGCCAAGATGATTTATCTTCTAAAAACATTGCAGTGGAAGCTCCACAGTGTGGGTCTTCAAACATATTGAGTGCACCTCTTGAGGGCAAGGCTGGCTATCAAAGTATGCATGGAAATGGCTCGGGAAGTAACCACGGGAGCAATGGGCAGAATGGAAGCATCACAGATTTAAATGCTAGAGGAACAAACATGGAAAGTGATAACGGGGTAGCTGGAAAAGGGGGAGTGAGTGATGTAACAGGATTTGCAACCAGAAGTGGAATTGATACAAACCATTCTGCACAAAGAGAGGCTGCTTTAAATAAATTCCGtcagaagagaaaagagagatgcTTTGAGAAGAAG GTCCGATACCAGAGCAGGAAGAAACTGGCAGATCAGAGACCACGAATTCGAGGACAATTTGTTCGACAGGCAGTGCACAAGAAGGAAAGCAAGGACACACATTGCTAA
- the LOC121267574 gene encoding two-component response regulator-like PRR37 isoform X2 has protein sequence MNNNGPVTKELAELNHQMQDERKEMRVGVTGEGQGLSEEDEYQINKDAEDVDVGQSEAVQDKAHAPDVFQSSQQQPQGPVVRWERFLPRRSLQVLLVENDDSTRQVVSALLRNCGYEVTAVENGLQAWKILEDLTTHIDLVLTEVVLPCLSGIGLLCKIMSHKTCKNIPVIMMSSYDSMNIVFKCLSKGAVDFLAKPIRKNELKNLWQHVWRKCHSSSDSGSESGIHTQKSTKLKSGEESDNNTGSNDEDDIGSIDLNVRGGSDTGSGTQTSWTKRAAEVDTPQPMSPWEELDDPPDSTCAQVIPSRTEAFGNNWVPVTATREHEGQDHELDLEIGISRIPNLQLENPSAKGLTNLAGTSEEKISEMNSKKDNEKLQKGRVELNSEKPNGETRNQADDLVGLISNDTDPQIEPVVFDIPNGISKVSNLKDKTIFDNKEIPSLELSLKRLRDFGDTGTSAHDRNVLRHSDLSAFSRYNFASNAIQAPTGNVGSSSPHNSSEAEKTESPQKFRSNSNSTHPNQCSNGSSSNNNDMGSTTNNVYTKQVAFSDKPTPNSAFKYLRPSSAFQPVQNGHTSPTQPIIQGKTDAAIASTVSAQTRDIKQPVQVQHHHHHYHHHHHHVHNMPQQKLASQDDLSSKNIAVEAPQCGSSNILSAPLEGKAGYQSMHGNGSGSNHGSNGQNGSITDLNARGTNMESDNGVAGKGGVSDVTGFATRSGIDTNHSAQREAALNKFRQKRKERCFEKKYNLHFYDFGGDTREISLYIIFSRSDTRAGRNWQIRDHEFEDNLFDRQCTRRKARTHIANLTCPIFWNFLHDIDTSCVHEGMEHFHFILGTVGM, from the exons ATGAATAATAATGGCCCGGTAACCAAAGAATTGGCAGAACTAAATCACCAAATGCAAGATGAGCGCAAGGAAATGAGGGTTGGGGTTACCGGTGAGGGCCAAGGGCTCTCGGAAGAAGATGAGTATCAGATTAATAAGGATGCAGAAGACGTTGACGTTGGGCAATCAGAAGCAGTCCAAGACAAAGCGCATGCCCCAGATGTCTTTCAGAGCTCGCAGCAACAGCCTCAAGGGCCTGTGGTTCGCTGGGAGAGGTTTCTACCTCGTAGGTCTCTCCAGGTTCTACTGGTGGAAAATGATGATTCAACTCGGCAGGTTGTCAGTGCATTACTTCGAAATTGTGGCTACGAAG TTACAGCAGTAGAAAATGGTCTACAAGCTTGGAAAATCTTAGAAGATCTTACTACTCATATTGATCTTGTTTTGACTGAGGTAGTTTTGCCTTGTTTATCGGGCATTGGCCTTCTATGCAAGATAATGAGCCACAAAACTTGCAAGAATATTCCTGTGATTA TGATGTCATCTTATGATTCTATGAACATAGTCTTTAAGTGTTTGTCAAAGGGTGCAGTCGACTTTTTAGCAAAGCCTATTCGAAAGAATGAGCTTAAGAATCTTTGGCAGCATGTTTGGAGAAAATGCCACAGC TCTAGTGATAGTGGAAGTGAAAGTGGTATACAcacacaaaaatcaacaaaGTTGAAAAGTGGTGAAGAGTCAGACAACAACACTGGAAGcaatgatgaagatgatattGGAAGCATTGATTTGAATGTTAGGGGTGGAAGTGATACTGGAAGTGGCACTCAG ACATCTTGGACAAAAAGGGCAGCAGAGGTTGACACTCCCCAACCTATGTCACCATGGGAAGAGTTAGATGATCCTCCTGATAGCACTTGTGCCCAGGTTATCCCTTCAAGGACTGAAGCCTTTGGCAACAACTGGGTGCCGGTGACGGCAACAAGGGAGCATGAAGGGCAGGATCATGAGCTTG ACTTGGAGATAGGAATATCTAGAATTCCAAATTTGCAGCTTGAAAACCCAAGTGCAAAGGGATTGACCAACTTAGCTGGCACTAGTGAAGAAAAGATCTCTGAAATGAACTCAAAGAAAGATAATGAGAAGCTGCAGAAAGGACGAGTGGAGCTCAACAGTGAGAAACCAAATGGCGAAACAAGGAACCAAGCTGATGATCTAGTGGGTCTGATATCTAACGATACCGATCCTCAGATAGAACCTGTTGTCTTTGACATCCCAAATGGTATCTCCAAGGTATCCAACTTGAAAGATAAGACTATCTTTGACAATAAGGAAATACCTTCCCTTGAACTCAGTTTAAAGAGGCTGAGAGATTTTGGAGACACAGGGACAAGTGCCCATGACCGAAATGTTTTGAGACATTCAGACCTTTCAGCCTTCTCAAG GTATAATTTTGCATCAAATGCTATTCAGGCTCCAACAGGGAATGTTGGTAGCTCTTCTCCTCATAACAGCTCAGAGGCAGAAAAAACTGAATCACCGCAAAAATTTCGATCTAACTCTAATAGCACACATCCCAATCAGTGTTCCAATGGTagtagtagtaataataatgaCATGGGCTCAACTACTAATAATGTTTATACTAAACAAGTGGCATTCAGTGACAAGCCAACACCCAATTCTGCATTCAAATATCTTCGTCCGTCCTCTGCCTTCCAACCAGTGCAAAATGGCCATACTTCTCCCACTCAGCCCATAATACAAGGTAAGACAGATGCAGCAATAGCTAGCACGGTTTCGGCACAAACAAGGGACATCAAACAGCCGGTCCAAGTCCagcaccatcatcatcattatcaccaccaccaccaccatgtGCATAACATGCCCCAGCAGAAGCTAGCCAGCCAAGATGATTTATCTTCTAAAAACATTGCAGTGGAAGCTCCACAGTGTGGGTCTTCAAACATATTGAGTGCACCTCTTGAGGGCAAGGCTGGCTATCAAAGTATGCATGGAAATGGCTCGGGAAGTAACCACGGGAGCAATGGGCAGAATGGAAGCATCACAGATTTAAATGCTAGAGGAACAAACATGGAAAGTGATAACGGGGTAGCTGGAAAAGGGGGAGTGAGTGATGTAACAGGATTTGCAACCAGAAGTGGAATTGATACAAACCATTCTGCACAAAGAGAGGCTGCTTTAAATAAATTCCGtcagaagagaaaagagagatgcTTTGAGAAGAAG TATAATCTTCATTTCTATGATTTTGGAGGAGATACGAGAGAAATATCTCTTTACATAATCTTCTCCAGGTCCGATACCAGAGCAGGAAGAAACTGGCAGATCAGAGACCACGAATTCGAGGACAATTTGTTCGACAGGCAGTGCACAAGAAGGAAAGCAAGGACACACATTGCTAACCTTACTTGTCCCATATTCTGGAATTTTCTACATGATATTGACACCAGCTGTGTACACGAGGGGATGGAGCATTTCCATTTCATATTGGGGACAGTGGGCATGTGA
- the LOC121267574 gene encoding two-component response regulator-like PRR37 isoform X4, with protein MNNNGPVTKELAELNHQMQDERKEMRVGVTGEGQGLSEEDEYQINKDAEDVDVGQSEAVQDKAHAPDVFQSSQQQPQGPVVRWERFLPRRSLQVLLVENDDSTRQVVSALLRNCGYEVTAVENGLQAWKILEDLTTHIDLVLTEVVLPCLSGIGLLCKIMSHKTCKNIPVIMMSSYDSMNIVFKCLSKGAVDFLAKPIRKNELKNLWQHVWRKCHSSSDSGSESGIHTQKSTKLKSGEESDNNTGSNDEDDIGSIDLNVRGGSDTGSGTQTSWTKRAAEVDTPQPMSPWEELDDPPDSTCAQVIPSRTEAFGNNWVPVTATREHEGQDHELDLEIGISRIPNLQLENPSAKGLTNLAGTSEEKISEMNSKKDNEKLQKGRVELNSEKPNGETRNQADDLVGLISNDTDPQIEPVVFDIPNGISKVSNLKDKTIFDNKEIPSLELSLKRLRDFGDTGTSAHDRNVLRHSDLSAFSRYNFASNAIQAPTGNVGSSSPHNSSEAEKTESPQKFRSNSNSTHPNQCSNGSSSNNNDMGSTTNNVYTKQVAFSDKPTPNSAFKYLRPSSAFQPVQNGHTSPTQPIIQGKTDAAIASTVSAQTRDIKQPVQVQHHHHHYHHHHHHVHNMPQQKLASQDDLSSKNIAVEAPQCGSSNILSAPLEGKAGYQSMHGNGSGSNHGSNGQNGSITDLNARGTNMESDNGVAGKGGVSDVTGFATRSGIDTNHSAQREAALNKFRQKRKERCFEKKVRYQSRKKLADQRPRIRGQFVRQAVHKKESKDTHC; from the exons ATGAATAATAATGGCCCGGTAACCAAAGAATTGGCAGAACTAAATCACCAAATGCAAGATGAGCGCAAGGAAATGAGGGTTGGGGTTACCGGTGAGGGCCAAGGGCTCTCGGAAGAAGATGAGTATCAGATTAATAAGGATGCAGAAGACGTTGACGTTGGGCAATCAGAAGCAGTCCAAGACAAAGCGCATGCCCCAGATGTCTTTCAGAGCTCGCAGCAACAGCCTCAAGGGCCTGTGGTTCGCTGGGAGAGGTTTCTACCTCGTAGGTCTCTCCAGGTTCTACTGGTGGAAAATGATGATTCAACTCGGCAGGTTGTCAGTGCATTACTTCGAAATTGTGGCTACGAAG TTACAGCAGTAGAAAATGGTCTACAAGCTTGGAAAATCTTAGAAGATCTTACTACTCATATTGATCTTGTTTTGACTGAGGTAGTTTTGCCTTGTTTATCGGGCATTGGCCTTCTATGCAAGATAATGAGCCACAAAACTTGCAAGAATATTCCTGTGATTA TGATGTCATCTTATGATTCTATGAACATAGTCTTTAAGTGTTTGTCAAAGGGTGCAGTCGACTTTTTAGCAAAGCCTATTCGAAAGAATGAGCTTAAGAATCTTTGGCAGCATGTTTGGAGAAAATGCCACAGC TCTAGTGATAGTGGAAGTGAAAGTGGTATACAcacacaaaaatcaacaaaGTTGAAAAGTGGTGAAGAGTCAGACAACAACACTGGAAGcaatgatgaagatgatattGGAAGCATTGATTTGAATGTTAGGGGTGGAAGTGATACTGGAAGTGGCACTCAG ACATCTTGGACAAAAAGGGCAGCAGAGGTTGACACTCCCCAACCTATGTCACCATGGGAAGAGTTAGATGATCCTCCTGATAGCACTTGTGCCCAGGTTATCCCTTCAAGGACTGAAGCCTTTGGCAACAACTGGGTGCCGGTGACGGCAACAAGGGAGCATGAAGGGCAGGATCATGAGCTTG ACTTGGAGATAGGAATATCTAGAATTCCAAATTTGCAGCTTGAAAACCCAAGTGCAAAGGGATTGACCAACTTAGCTGGCACTAGTGAAGAAAAGATCTCTGAAATGAACTCAAAGAAAGATAATGAGAAGCTGCAGAAAGGACGAGTGGAGCTCAACAGTGAGAAACCAAATGGCGAAACAAGGAACCAAGCTGATGATCTAGTGGGTCTGATATCTAACGATACCGATCCTCAGATAGAACCTGTTGTCTTTGACATCCCAAATGGTATCTCCAAGGTATCCAACTTGAAAGATAAGACTATCTTTGACAATAAGGAAATACCTTCCCTTGAACTCAGTTTAAAGAGGCTGAGAGATTTTGGAGACACAGGGACAAGTGCCCATGACCGAAATGTTTTGAGACATTCAGACCTTTCAGCCTTCTCAAG GTATAATTTTGCATCAAATGCTATTCAGGCTCCAACAGGGAATGTTGGTAGCTCTTCTCCTCATAACAGCTCAGAGGCAGAAAAAACTGAATCACCGCAAAAATTTCGATCTAACTCTAATAGCACACATCCCAATCAGTGTTCCAATGGTagtagtagtaataataatgaCATGGGCTCAACTACTAATAATGTTTATACTAAACAAGTGGCATTCAGTGACAAGCCAACACCCAATTCTGCATTCAAATATCTTCGTCCGTCCTCTGCCTTCCAACCAGTGCAAAATGGCCATACTTCTCCCACTCAGCCCATAATACAAGGTAAGACAGATGCAGCAATAGCTAGCACGGTTTCGGCACAAACAAGGGACATCAAACAGCCGGTCCAAGTCCagcaccatcatcatcattatcaccaccaccaccaccatgtGCATAACATGCCCCAGCAGAAGCTAGCCAGCCAAGATGATTTATCTTCTAAAAACATTGCAGTGGAAGCTCCACAGTGTGGGTCTTCAAACATATTGAGTGCACCTCTTGAGGGCAAGGCTGGCTATCAAAGTATGCATGGAAATGGCTCGGGAAGTAACCACGGGAGCAATGGGCAGAATGGAAGCATCACAGATTTAAATGCTAGAGGAACAAACATGGAAAGTGATAACGGGGTAGCTGGAAAAGGGGGAGTGAGTGATGTAACAGGATTTGCAACCAGAAGTGGAATTGATACAAACCATTCTGCACAAAGAGAGGCTGCTTTAAATAAATTCCGtcagaagagaaaagagagatgcTTTGAGAAGAAG GTCCGATACCAGAGCAGGAAGAAACTGGCAGATCAGAGACCACGAATTCGAGGACAATTTGTTCGACAGGCAGTGCACAAGAAGGAAAGCAAGGACACACATTGCTAA